Proteins encoded together in one Prunus dulcis chromosome 3, ALMONDv2, whole genome shotgun sequence window:
- the LOC117623334 gene encoding uncharacterized protein LOC117623334, with protein MACSHFPFRGRAVVLGNRMYASSKAFAVVLEFFFDCEAYSLTPKLVFPRLKRMHLANMDIGVQTEYLVHLGGWDFCLVQSAYDYKRIDRQPLWITTFRIIVGSGGSSNIEILHSTLRDVYIHNAWRFLVDLSFTPDCKNSEREREEEETRC; from the exons ATGGCATGTTCACATTTTCCTTTCCGAGGGAGGGCGGTGGTTTTGGGCAATCGGATGTATGCTTCATCCAAGGCATTCGCGGTGgttcttgaatttttcttcGATTGTGAAGCTTATTCTTTAACTCCAAAGTTGGTGTTTCCGAGGTTGAAAAGAATGCACCTTGCAAACATGGATATTGGTGTTCAGACAGAGTATTTGGTTCATTTGGGTGGCTGGGATTTTTGTCTTGTCCAGAGTGCCTACGACTACAAGAGGATTGATCGTCAGCCTTTGTGGATCACCACGTTCCGAATCATTGTTGGAAGCGGAGGAAGTAGCAACATCGAGATCTTGCATTCAACTCTTCGTGATGTGTACATCCATAATGCTTGGCGTTTTCTGGTTGATTTGAGCTTCACGCC AGATTGCAAGAATAGTGAACgcgaaagagaagaagaagaaacaaggTGCTAG
- the LOC117623333 gene encoding E3 ubiquitin-protein ligase SPL2 — protein MSSHEQALISLVSQLALSFDGAILGVALAYAAVRTVLKLNSVSSALRKLHNAPSVQVSDLRSILSLDHSDESQQSDAKLVVVRGTVEAKSAVDGNWNILNSGVLVSQGTKERAVVLQRTQTCVYNEWKGFVGWPSDLRAIFSRSWRERESKVFRTVPFILAEGGRRPISEFVAVDIDGSRHPLPLTTVYHHLHPVNPSPYTFLEALFGHRYPVGLLDEEKILPLGKEISAVGLCSVKDGVLEIKSCKDFPYFLSEMSKDQMVVDLTSRTKVLFWSGIFLGSVSIGVLAYAVSRNWNRWKVWRQQRELQRSIRASNAEAQIQEEEEEEDAGDVPDGQLCVICLMRRRRSAFIPCGHLVCCQICSISIERDVAPKCPVCRQQIRTSVRIYDS, from the exons ATGTCATCGCACGAGCAAGCCCTAATCTCCCTGGTTTCCCAACTCGCCCTCTCTTTCGATGGCGCCATTTTGGGCGTAGCCCTAGCGTACGCCGCCGTGCGCACCGTCCTCAAGCTCAACTCCGTCTCCTCGGCCCTTCGAAAACTCCATAACGCTCCCTCTGTCCAAGTCTCCGATCTCCGCTCAATCCTCTCCCTCGATCACTCCGATGAATCGCAGCAGTCCGATGCAAAGCTCGTCGTTGTACGCGGCACTGTTGAAGCCAAATCCGCCGTCGACGGCAACTGGAACATCCTCAACTCCGGCGTGCTCGTCTCCCAGGGTACAAAGGAAAGAGCCGTGGTTCTTCAGAGAACTCAAACG TGCGTTTATAATGAGTGGAAAGGTTTCGTGGGATGGCCGTCGGATTTGAGAGCTATATTCTCTCGGTCTTGGAGGGAGCGAGAATCGAAGGTTTTCAGAACGGTTCCATTCATTCTTGCTGAAGGTGGCCGAAGGCCGATTTCGGAGTTTGTTGCTGTGGATATAGATGGATCGAGGCATCCCCTACCTCTTACCACAGTTTATCATCATCTGCATCCTGTTAATCCTTCTCCGTACACATTCCTGGAGGCACTTTTTGGCCATCGTTACCCG GTTGGTTTGCTAGATGAAGAGAAGATTCTTCCATTGGGAAAGGAAATTAGTGCTGTTGGTCTCTGCAGTGTTAAAGACGGAGTACTGGAAATTAAGTCTTGCAAAGATTTTCCCTATTTTCT CTCTGAGATGTCTAAGGATCAGATGGTTGTAGATCTTACATCACGCACAAAAGTTCTATTCTGGAGTGGGATTTTTCTTGGTTCAGTGTCAATTGGAGTCCTTGCCTATGCTGTTTCCAG GAATTGGAATAGATGGAAAGTGTGGAGGCAGCAAAGGGAGTTACAGCGATCAATCCGTGCCAGCAATGCTGAAGCCCAAAttcaagaggaagaagaagaagaggatgcAGGAGATGTTCCAGATGGACAGTTGTGTGTCATATGTCTGATGAGGAGAAGGCGATCAGCATTCATTCCTTGCGGGCATCTAGTTTGTTGCCAAATCTGCAGCATATCAATCGAACGGGATGTAGCACCAAAGTGCCCTGTTTGTCGCCAGCAAATACGCACTTCAGTCCGGATATATGATTCTTAA
- the LOC117620939 gene encoding protein NODULATION SIGNALING PATHWAY 1 has protein sequence MTTQEPEPNSTSDHILDWLEDSVTFFPTFLDDPYHSNDINGLQWWDESHDLIHSNTTSTSLNNPTSIALPTTTRPPNPTNLNHQSPSDSSKKRKVSDDQHIDQKNHVRPISLAGQGDQLVDEVVVPVKRTNGNKKGTAKTTGNNCNNGNSKEGRWAEQLLNPCALAITGGNLTRVQHLLYVLHELASLTGDANHRLAAHGLRALTQHLSSSGPNGSASAPPVTFASTEPRFFQKSLLKFYEVSPWFAFPNNIANSSILQLIAEESDRTRNLHIVDVGVSHGMQWPTLLEALTRRPGGPPPLVKITVVSAAANTENNQNRETPFSIGPPGDNFSFSLLGFAKSMNINLQINRLDNQPLQNLNAQVIDTSNDEMLIVCVQFRLHNLNHNTPDERTEFLKALRNMEPKGVILSENNMECSCNNCGDFAAGFSRQVEYLWRFLDSTSSAFKGRESDERRVMEGEAAKALTNRGEMNEGKEKWCERMRGVGFVGQVFGEDAIDGGRALLRKYDSNWEMRVDEKDGCAGLWWKGQPVSFCSLWKTDVKVSYS, from the coding sequence ATGACCACTCAAGAACCAGAACCAAACTCAACTTCAGATCACATCCTGGACTGGCTTGAAGATTCAGTTACTTTCTTCCCAACTTTCTTGGATGATCCTTACCATTCAAATGACATCAATGGCCTTCAATGGTGGGATGAGAGCCATGATCTGATTCATTCCAACACCACCTCTACTTCTCTCAACAACCCTACTAGCATTGCTCTCCCTACCACCACAAGGCCCCCAAATCCCACAAATTTGAATCATCAGTCGCCGTCTGATTCgtccaagaaaagaaaagtctcCGATGACCAACACATTGATCAGAAGAATCATGTCCGTCCGATCAGTCTGGCGGGCCAGGGGGACCAATTAGTTGATGAAGTAGTGGTGCCAGTTAAGAGAACAAATGGGAACAAAAAAGGCACAGCTAAGACGACAGGGAATAACTGTAATAACGGTAATAGCAAGGAGGGGAGGTGGGCAGAGCAGTTGCTAAACCCTTGTGCTTTAGCCATCACAGGTGGGAATCTGACACGTGTCCAACACCTTCTGTATGTTCTGCATGAACTTGCCTCTCTTACAGGCGACGCCAACCACCGCCTGGCGGCTCATGGCCTCCGAGCACTGACTCAGCATCTGTCCTCCTCTGGCCCCAATGGCTCTGCCTCAGCACCACCTGTTACTTTTGCTTCCACAGAGCCAAGATTTTTCCAAAAGTCTCTGCTCAAATTCTATGAGGTTAGTCCATGGTTTGCTTTCCCAAATAACATTGCAAACTCTTCAATTCTTCAACTTATTGCTGAAGAATCTGATCGAACCCGAAACCTTCACATTGTTGATGTTGGTGTGTCTCATGGTATGCAATGGCCTACTCTGCTTGAGGCCTTGACTCGGAGGCCGGGTGGTCCTCCCCCATTGGTGAAGATCACAGTTGTTTCTGCTGCTGCCAACACTGAAAATAACCAAAACAGAGAGACCCCATTTTCAATAGGTCCTCCCGGTGACAATTTCTCCTTTAGTCTTCTTGGTTTTGCCAAGTCCATGAACATCAATTTACAGATCAACCGCCTCGACAATCAACCTTTACAAAATTTAAATGCTCAAGTGATTGACACCTCCAACGACGAAATGTTGATTGTCTGTGTGCAATTTAGACTCCACAACTTGAACCACAACACCCCAGATGAAAGAACTGAGTTCTTGAAAGCACTGAGAAACATGGAGCCAAAGGGGGTGATCCTAAGTGAGAACAACATGGAGTGTAGCTGCAACAATTGTGGGGACTTCGCCGCGGGGTTTTCGCGGCAAGTGGAGTACTTGTGGAGGTTCTTGGACTCAACTAGCTCGGCGTTCAAAGGGCGAGAGAGCGATGAGAGGAGAGTGATGGAAGGAGAGGCAGCAAAGGCTTTGACAAACCGCGGAGAGATGAATGAAGGGAAGGAGAAATGGTGTGAGAGAATGAGGGGGGTAGGGTTTGTAGGGCAGGTGTTTGGAGAGGATGCCATAGATGGAGGAAGAGCCTTGCTGAGGAAGTATGACAGCAATTGGGAGATGAGAGTGGATGAGAAAGATGGGTGTGCAGGGTTGTGGTGGAAAGGGCAGcctgtttctttttgttcactGTGGAAGACTGATGTGAAAGTAAGTtacagttaa